The Micromonospora sp. M71_S20 genome has a window encoding:
- a CDS encoding ABC transporter substrate-binding protein — protein MRALRAAVAALLVTAAVAACAENQSPTESGGGEAAPSVAVNFGVGVDPAYSPIYLADQEKLFQANGLNVTVTQFQEGTGGLDAILAKQGQFTASTESSLLNRATRGDIKGLAVFSQSPSFIKLVARSGVSDVAGIKKYGVVPGTVNEYATNKVLAARGISRESVEFVNASPAEMPALLQRGDVDGYIMWEPWPSRGVANGGKVLLTSGDIGYVYNLVIGVDGAWYEANKETAKKVVQTIGQACEQLTQDPAKAGTVTEKAIKVPAKEAQTLLEGVQCQVRDFTDDDLKRYGEIAQFQQDSKIVTQKADPATVMVKGVA, from the coding sequence ATGCGAGCATTGCGCGCTGCGGTAGCAGCCCTGCTGGTGACCGCCGCCGTTGCGGCATGCGCGGAGAACCAGAGCCCGACCGAGTCCGGCGGCGGCGAGGCGGCCCCTTCGGTGGCGGTCAACTTCGGCGTCGGCGTCGACCCGGCGTACTCCCCGATCTACCTCGCCGACCAGGAGAAGCTGTTCCAGGCCAACGGCCTGAACGTCACCGTCACCCAGTTCCAGGAGGGCACCGGTGGCCTCGACGCGATCCTGGCCAAGCAGGGCCAGTTCACGGCGAGCACCGAGTCGAGCCTGCTGAACCGGGCCACCCGGGGCGACATCAAGGGCCTGGCCGTCTTCTCGCAGTCGCCCAGCTTCATCAAGCTCGTGGCGCGCTCCGGCGTCAGCGACGTGGCGGGCATCAAGAAGTACGGCGTCGTCCCCGGCACGGTCAACGAGTACGCCACCAACAAGGTCCTCGCGGCGCGCGGGATCAGCCGGGAGTCCGTCGAGTTCGTCAACGCCTCTCCCGCCGAGATGCCGGCCCTGCTGCAACGCGGCGACGTGGACGGCTACATCATGTGGGAGCCGTGGCCGTCGCGCGGCGTCGCCAACGGCGGCAAGGTCCTGCTGACCAGCGGCGACATCGGCTACGTCTACAACCTGGTGATCGGCGTCGACGGCGCCTGGTACGAGGCCAACAAGGAGACCGCCAAGAAGGTCGTGCAGACCATCGGCCAGGCGTGCGAGCAGCTCACCCAGGACCCGGCCAAGGCGGGCACGGTCACCGAGAAGGCCATCAAGGTGCCGGCGAAGGAGGCCCAGACGCTGCTGGAGGGCGTCCAGTGCCAGGTCCGTGACTTCACCGACGACGACCTCAAGCGCTACGGCGAGATCGCCCAGTTCCAGCAGGACAGCAAGATCGTCACCCAGAAGGCGGACCCGGCGACCGTCATGGTCAAGGGGGTGGCGTGA
- a CDS encoding ABC transporter ATP-binding protein, which translates to MTVNGTAPATTPAGRPASRAGSPIRISDVDIRFGEFVAVRGASLDIAAGELVCLLGPSGCGKSTLLNAVAGFVRPAAGEVTCGGEPVTGPDVSRGVVFQSAEALFPWLTVRQNVAFGPQMRGVPKAQRDAVVERYLAMVGLAHSAERFPEQLSGGMRQRAQLARVLANDPSVVLMDEPFGALDAQTRLVMQVELDRIWRETGATIVFVTHDIGEAILLGDRIVTMTAGPSAAIKKDYRCDLPRPRDLTDPACAALFRELREDIGAEVARTLRAQGLDDGHDGRPGADHTNDDRTEGR; encoded by the coding sequence GTGACAGTCAACGGCACCGCCCCCGCCACGACCCCCGCCGGCCGACCCGCCAGCCGCGCCGGCTCCCCGATCCGCATCAGCGACGTCGACATCCGCTTCGGCGAGTTCGTCGCCGTCCGCGGCGCGAGCCTCGACATCGCCGCCGGTGAGCTCGTCTGCCTGCTCGGTCCGAGTGGCTGCGGCAAGTCCACGCTGCTCAACGCGGTCGCCGGGTTCGTCCGCCCGGCGGCCGGCGAGGTGACCTGCGGCGGCGAGCCGGTGACCGGGCCCGACGTGTCGCGGGGCGTGGTCTTCCAGAGTGCTGAGGCGCTGTTCCCCTGGCTGACCGTACGCCAGAACGTCGCCTTCGGCCCGCAGATGCGCGGCGTGCCGAAGGCCCAGCGCGACGCGGTCGTCGAGCGGTACCTGGCGATGGTCGGCCTCGCGCACAGCGCCGAGCGGTTCCCCGAGCAGCTCTCCGGCGGCATGCGCCAGCGGGCCCAGCTGGCCCGGGTCCTGGCCAACGACCCCTCGGTCGTGCTGATGGACGAGCCGTTCGGCGCGCTGGACGCCCAGACCCGGCTGGTGATGCAGGTCGAACTCGACCGGATCTGGCGCGAGACCGGCGCCACGATCGTCTTCGTCACCCACGACATCGGCGAGGCGATCCTCCTCGGCGACCGGATCGTCACGATGACCGCGGGACCGTCGGCGGCCATCAAGAAGGACTACCGCTGCGACCTGCCCCGGCCCCGCGACCTGACCGACCCGGCCTGCGCGGCGCTCTTCCGGGAGCTGCGCGAGGACATCGGCGCCGAGGTGGCCCGGACGCTGCGCGCCCAGGGACTCGACGACGGCCACGACGGCCGGCCCGGCGCCGACCACACGAACGACGACCGGACGGAGGGGCGATGA
- a CDS encoding ABC transporter permease produces MTVEAPTVPDRTRASATTAPRRNRWPRLTRIGLSVLSVLLGVLIWDLVSRNYTAFFLPSPRLTLDGAVELIRDGTLWDSVSASSTRILTGWLLGVLVGVPMGLLMGCIPWLRLMLDPYIQFFRFVPPIAFVTLAIIWLGPGEASKVALIFYTTVFIVALNTLAGVLSVNEIRMRAARALGAGPVRSLVSVVLPSTVPHVVTGARLAMGNSFLTIVSAEIVAAQSGLGSLIWTARNYAKTEWVFVGIIALGLLGYLFDWILRLVTGRTLRRYGVTF; encoded by the coding sequence ATGACAGTCGAGGCACCCACCGTTCCCGACCGCACCAGGGCGTCGGCGACGACCGCCCCCCGCCGCAACCGCTGGCCCCGGCTGACCCGGATCGGGCTGTCGGTCCTGTCGGTGCTGCTCGGCGTGCTGATCTGGGACCTGGTCAGCCGCAACTACACGGCTTTCTTCCTGCCCTCGCCGCGGCTCACCCTCGACGGCGCGGTCGAACTGATCCGCGACGGCACCCTGTGGGACTCGGTCAGCGCGTCCTCGACCCGCATCCTCACCGGCTGGCTGCTCGGCGTGCTCGTCGGCGTACCGATGGGTCTGCTGATGGGTTGCATCCCCTGGCTGCGGCTGATGCTCGACCCCTACATCCAGTTCTTCCGCTTCGTGCCACCGATCGCCTTCGTCACCCTGGCCATCATCTGGCTCGGGCCGGGGGAGGCGTCGAAGGTGGCGCTGATCTTCTACACCACCGTCTTCATCGTCGCCCTCAACACCCTGGCCGGGGTGCTGTCGGTCAACGAGATCCGGATGCGGGCGGCCCGCGCGCTCGGCGCCGGTCCCGTACGCAGCCTCGTCTCGGTCGTGCTGCCGTCGACCGTGCCGCACGTGGTCACCGGGGCCCGGCTGGCGATGGGCAACTCGTTCCTGACGATCGTCTCCGCCGAGATCGTCGCCGCCCAGAGCGGCCTGGGATCGCTGATCTGGACGGCGCGGAACTACGCCAAGACGGAGTGGGTCTTCGTGGGCATCATCGCCCTGGGCCTGCTCGGCTACCTCTTCGACTGGATCCTGCGTCTGGTCACGGGACGGACCCTGCGCCGCTACGGCGTCACGTTCTAG
- a CDS encoding hydantoinase/oxoprolinase family protein encodes MLCIGVDIGGTFTDVIVYEPATARLAEAKTLSTPHDPAAAIFEGLAKLGVSLDTVDRFVHGTTRVTNALLEGSGEPVSVLATEGFRDVLEMGLGHRPRLYSVKESARPPLVARRHRHVLRERIGADGRVVRPLDTDELDEALDRVAAAGPRAVAVCLLHSYRNPAHERAAARRLAERYPDLVCTVSSDVVPEQGEYERFATTVLNASVRATVADYLRGLGDALADGGYAHPLSIMTSSGGVVSTEEAGRLPINLALSGPAGGVAATVHLASLAGYPNVITCDIGGTSTDVCLIKNGAPLMTNDGKIAGYPNRTFQVEINTIGAGGGSIAWRDLGGELRVGPRSAGSTPGPAAYGRGGTEPTTTDAHLLVGHLDPRESLGGEVPLDLDAARAALAGLAGTFGLDELDLAHGILTLATVKMTSAIKEISVACGHDPRDFVLMPFGGAGPMHATDLADELGIRRVLVPPVPGNFSALGFVTAQARHDYVRTVLVPADEDGLAAVRAAMADLRDAALAQLKAEDGVEPDQVSFGLSVGMRFKGQSFDLAVALAELPADADDLVTAFHAAYAERYAYTRSDHPAEIVNCRLTAFGPRPAVRFAAPTGGPAEPGRTRLYRPGGWVEATVWRRADLGPDSVVAGPAVVRENGSTTVVGGGWTATVDDHGNLLLTKE; translated from the coding sequence ATGCTCTGCATCGGCGTCGACATCGGTGGCACCTTCACCGACGTCATCGTCTACGAGCCGGCCACCGCCCGGCTCGCCGAGGCCAAGACCCTCTCCACGCCGCACGATCCGGCGGCGGCGATCTTCGAGGGTCTCGCCAAGCTCGGTGTCAGCCTGGACACGGTCGACCGGTTCGTGCACGGCACCACCCGGGTGACCAACGCGCTCCTCGAAGGCTCCGGCGAGCCGGTGTCCGTCCTGGCCACCGAGGGCTTCCGGGACGTGCTGGAGATGGGCCTCGGACACCGGCCCCGCCTCTACAGCGTCAAGGAGAGCGCCCGGCCGCCGCTCGTCGCGCGCCGGCACCGGCACGTGCTGCGCGAACGCATCGGCGCCGACGGCCGCGTCGTCCGGCCGCTGGACACCGACGAACTGGACGAGGCACTCGACCGGGTGGCCGCCGCCGGTCCCCGCGCGGTGGCGGTCTGCCTGCTGCACTCCTACCGCAACCCCGCCCACGAGCGGGCCGCGGCGCGACGGCTGGCGGAGCGGTACCCCGACCTGGTCTGCACCGTCTCCTCCGACGTGGTGCCGGAGCAGGGCGAGTACGAGCGGTTCGCCACCACCGTGCTCAACGCCAGCGTGCGGGCGACCGTCGCCGACTACCTGCGCGGCCTCGGCGACGCCCTCGCCGACGGCGGTTACGCCCACCCACTGTCGATCATGACGAGCAGCGGCGGTGTCGTCTCCACCGAGGAGGCCGGGCGGCTGCCGATCAACCTCGCCCTCTCGGGGCCCGCCGGCGGGGTCGCGGCCACCGTGCACCTGGCCTCGCTCGCCGGCTACCCGAACGTCATCACCTGCGACATCGGCGGCACCAGCACGGACGTCTGCCTGATCAAGAACGGCGCCCCGTTGATGACCAACGACGGGAAGATCGCCGGCTACCCGAACCGCACCTTCCAGGTCGAGATCAACACCATCGGCGCCGGCGGCGGCTCGATCGCCTGGCGCGACCTGGGCGGGGAACTGCGCGTCGGACCGCGCAGCGCCGGATCGACCCCCGGCCCGGCGGCGTACGGCCGGGGCGGCACCGAGCCGACCACCACCGACGCGCACCTGCTCGTCGGCCACCTCGACCCGCGGGAGAGCCTGGGTGGGGAGGTGCCACTCGACCTCGACGCGGCCCGCGCCGCCCTGGCCGGGCTGGCCGGCACGTTCGGTCTCGACGAGCTGGACCTGGCGCACGGCATCCTCACCCTCGCCACGGTCAAGATGACCAGCGCGATCAAGGAGATCTCCGTCGCCTGCGGCCACGACCCGCGCGACTTCGTGCTGATGCCCTTCGGCGGCGCCGGCCCGATGCACGCCACCGACCTCGCCGACGAACTCGGCATCCGCCGGGTCCTGGTCCCGCCGGTGCCGGGCAATTTCTCCGCGCTGGGCTTCGTCACCGCCCAGGCCCGCCACGACTACGTGCGTACCGTGCTGGTGCCGGCCGACGAGGACGGCCTGGCTGCCGTCCGGGCGGCCATGGCCGACCTGCGCGACGCCGCCCTGGCCCAACTCAAGGCCGAGGACGGCGTGGAGCCCGACCAGGTCAGCTTCGGCCTGTCGGTCGGCATGCGGTTCAAGGGCCAGAGCTTCGACCTCGCCGTCGCCCTGGCCGAACTGCCGGCCGACGCCGACGACCTGGTCACGGCCTTCCACGCCGCCTACGCCGAGCGGTACGCCTACACCCGCTCCGACCACCCCGCCGAGATCGTCAACTGCCGGCTCACCGCGTTCGGGCCACGCCCGGCGGTGCGCTTCGCCGCCCCGACCGGCGGCCCGGCGGAGCCCGGCCGGACCCGTCTCTACCGCCCGGGCGGCTGGGTCGAGGCGACCGTGTGGCGGCGCGCCGACCTGGGCCCCGACTCCGTCGTCGCCGGCCCCGCCGTCGTGCGGGAGAACGGCAGCACCACCGTCGTCGGCGGCGGATGGACCGCCACGGTCGACGACCACGGAAACCTGCTGCTGACCAAGGAGTGA
- a CDS encoding class I adenylate-forming enzyme family protein codes for MIPPALDLTVLERAARQPDRALYVFDDPARPVTTGEFADLAGRAAAVLAAQGVGRGDRIAVWAENGLAWLVLLAAAAWRGAALTTLHPGLTGPELTSALARSRPRRLYAAERVRDRHGPSTVTRALAALPPGERPDGWHVLGADLGPGALAQLPGWDGTVPAPVGDPDAACNIQFTSGSTGPAKMVSLSAGNLLANAAWTAEAARLHADDRIASPLPLAHAAGLGSGAMLALVTGALWVSTRRFRTEPVLDQIERHECTVVQAVPTMASMLTDRVERDPGRWDLSSLRVGFLGGATCTPALLTRTRRVLGLDRVAVVYGQTEAGPTISLDPGDGTCGAPGDTVGRVLPALEATVVDPATRAPVPTGRVGELLVRGSSVTRGYADDPFTTAATITSDGWLRTGDLGALTDERVLTLAGRIKELIIRGGENVHPAEVEAVLADDPAVARVCVVGVPSPRWGEEVAALVVTVPGGHCDVDRLARGATERLARHKVPTLIRTVADLPLLPSGKVDRRAARELLVAEGER; via the coding sequence GTGATCCCGCCAGCCCTCGACCTCACCGTGCTGGAGCGCGCCGCGCGGCAGCCGGACCGCGCCCTGTACGTCTTCGACGATCCGGCCCGGCCGGTGACCACGGGGGAGTTCGCCGACCTCGCCGGCCGGGCCGCCGCCGTCCTGGCGGCCCAGGGCGTCGGCCGTGGCGACCGGATCGCGGTCTGGGCCGAGAACGGGCTGGCCTGGCTGGTGCTGCTGGCCGCCGCCGCCTGGCGGGGCGCCGCCCTGACCACCCTGCACCCCGGCCTCACCGGTCCCGAGCTGACCTCGGCGCTGGCCCGCAGCCGGCCCCGGCGCCTCTACGCCGCCGAGCGGGTACGCGACCGGCACGGCCCGTCCACCGTCACGCGGGCCCTGGCGGCGTTGCCGCCCGGCGAGCGCCCGGACGGCTGGCACGTCCTCGGCGCGGACCTGGGACCGGGGGCCCTGGCGCAGCTGCCCGGCTGGGACGGCACCGTCCCGGCACCCGTCGGTGACCCGGACGCCGCCTGCAACATCCAGTTCACCTCGGGCTCCACCGGCCCGGCCAAGATGGTGTCGCTGAGCGCCGGCAACCTGCTGGCCAACGCGGCCTGGACGGCCGAGGCGGCCCGGTTGCACGCCGACGACCGGATCGCCTCGCCGCTGCCCCTGGCCCACGCGGCGGGGCTCGGCAGCGGGGCGATGCTGGCGCTGGTGACGGGCGCCCTGTGGGTCTCCACCCGCCGGTTCCGCACCGAGCCGGTCCTCGACCAGATCGAGCGGCACGAGTGCACGGTGGTGCAGGCCGTACCCACCATGGCGTCGATGCTCACCGACCGCGTCGAGCGGGACCCCGGACGCTGGGACCTGTCGTCGTTGCGGGTCGGCTTCCTCGGCGGCGCCACGTGCACCCCGGCGCTGCTCACCCGCACCCGACGGGTGCTCGGCCTGGACCGGGTGGCGGTCGTCTACGGCCAGACCGAGGCCGGCCCCACGATCAGCCTCGACCCCGGCGACGGGACCTGCGGCGCGCCCGGTGACACCGTCGGGCGCGTCCTGCCGGCCCTGGAGGCCACCGTGGTCGACCCCGCCACCCGCGCCCCGGTGCCCACCGGACGGGTCGGGGAGCTGCTGGTACGCGGCAGTTCGGTCACCCGCGGCTACGCCGACGACCCGTTCACCACCGCCGCCACGATCACCAGCGACGGCTGGCTGCGCACCGGCGACCTGGGCGCGCTGACCGACGAGCGGGTCCTCACCCTGGCCGGTCGGATCAAGGAACTGATCATCCGCGGCGGCGAGAACGTCCACCCCGCCGAGGTCGAGGCCGTGCTCGCCGACGACCCGGCCGTGGCCCGGGTGTGCGTCGTCGGCGTGCCGTCACCCCGATGGGGGGAGGAGGTCGCGGCACTGGTCGTGACCGTCCCGGGTGGGCACTGCGACGTCGACCGGCTCGCCCGCGGCGCCACCGAACGCCTGGCCCGGCACAAGGTGCCGACCCTGATCCGTACCGTCGCCGACCTGCCGCTGCTGCCGTCCGGGAAGGTCGACCGGCGGGCCGCCCGGGAACTGCTCGTCGCGGAGGGGGAACGCTGA
- the purB gene encoding adenylosuccinate lyase yields the protein MQLGSCFLDSLTVTSFFGNAEMRGVFNDRQLMQSWLDVEAALARGQARLGIIPSAAAQAITEAARVERLDTAVLAADAADTVHPLVPLVRALTAACPGDAGRYVHLGATTQDVMDTGFVLRARDGLDIVQRQVDELVRALRRLALRHRATPMAARTHGQQALPTTFGLRCAVWQDELQRHRVRLRQLRQRLLVTSMGGAAGTMAGYGAQAFALEHAVATDLGLGVADTPWHATQDRFAECLMVFGLVAASAEKLAREIYFLGRTEIGEAYESQRATQVGSSTMPHKRNPIRCEAVIAAAGTLRAQVPLALQTMVAQDDRDMGVGMTLWKLLPECFILLGGALQRLVDVFGDLGVNPDRMRANLDLTGGLVLSEAVMLRLAGPLGREQAHHLVMRIVRDSLEQGRPFAEALRADPEVAAALPAAELAGLLDPLSYVGHAAALVDRALLNSESP from the coding sequence ATGCAGCTCGGATCGTGCTTCCTGGACTCGCTGACCGTCACCAGCTTCTTCGGCAACGCCGAGATGCGCGGGGTCTTCAACGACCGGCAGCTCATGCAGTCCTGGCTCGACGTCGAGGCCGCCCTCGCCCGGGGCCAGGCGCGCCTGGGCATCATCCCGTCCGCCGCCGCGCAGGCGATCACCGAGGCCGCCCGCGTCGAGCGGCTCGACACGGCGGTCCTCGCCGCCGACGCCGCCGACACCGTGCACCCCCTGGTGCCGCTGGTGCGCGCGCTCACCGCCGCCTGTCCCGGCGACGCCGGTCGCTACGTCCACCTCGGCGCCACCACCCAGGACGTGATGGACACCGGCTTCGTCCTGCGCGCCCGCGACGGCCTGGACATCGTGCAACGGCAGGTCGACGAGCTGGTCCGCGCGCTGCGGCGGCTCGCGCTGCGCCACCGCGCCACCCCGATGGCCGCCCGCACCCACGGGCAGCAGGCACTGCCGACGACGTTCGGCCTGCGCTGCGCGGTGTGGCAGGACGAACTGCAACGGCACCGCGTCCGGTTGCGGCAACTGCGGCAGCGGCTGCTGGTGACCAGCATGGGCGGCGCGGCCGGCACCATGGCCGGCTACGGCGCCCAGGCGTTCGCGCTGGAGCACGCGGTCGCCACCGACCTGGGGCTCGGCGTCGCCGACACCCCCTGGCACGCCACCCAGGACCGCTTCGCCGAGTGCCTGATGGTCTTCGGCCTCGTCGCGGCCAGCGCCGAGAAGCTGGCCAGGGAAATCTACTTCCTCGGCCGCACCGAGATCGGCGAGGCGTACGAGTCGCAGCGGGCCACCCAGGTCGGCAGCAGCACCATGCCCCACAAGCGCAACCCGATCCGCTGCGAGGCGGTGATCGCCGCCGCCGGCACCCTGCGGGCGCAGGTGCCCCTGGCGTTGCAGACCATGGTCGCCCAGGACGACCGGGACATGGGCGTCGGGATGACGCTGTGGAAGCTGCTGCCGGAGTGCTTCATCCTGCTCGGCGGCGCGTTGCAGCGCCTGGTCGACGTCTTCGGCGACCTCGGCGTCAACCCCGACCGGATGCGCGCCAACCTCGACCTCACCGGCGGGCTCGTGCTTTCCGAGGCGGTGATGCTGCGCCTGGCCGGCCCGCTCGGCCGGGAGCAGGCCCACCACCTGGTGATGCGGATCGTGCGCGACAGCCTGGAGCAGGGCCGTCCGTTCGCCGAGGCGCTGCGCGCCGACCCGGAGGTGGCCGCCGCCCTGCCCGCGGCGGAACTCGCCGGCCTGCTGGACCCGCTGTCGTACGTCGGCCACGCCGCCGCGCTGGTCGACCGCGCCCTACTGAACTCGGAGTCGCCATGA
- a CDS encoding enoyl-CoA hydratase/isomerase family protein, with protein MTDAHRAEESVLLHRDGRLARVTLNRPARRNSFDLAMLARFEDVLHELSRDDRTEVVVLTGAGTAFCAGTDLHELATLDARATMSVQRRTAELVERWYRLEQTTVAAFNGPAIGSGAVLGLASDLRVAADTCFATFPEVGFGIPLTWSGMAILADLVGADLAKRWLLLGDRIPADELRDLRLVTEVVDPGRLADAATGIAERLLATSAVGRSMTKRAARLAGPRFEAAANDSYLGALSVALRPAGDYLARDPR; from the coding sequence ATGACCGACGCACACCGCGCCGAGGAATCCGTGCTGCTGCACCGCGACGGGCGACTGGCCCGGGTGACGCTGAACCGGCCCGCCCGGCGCAACAGCTTCGACCTGGCGATGCTCGCCCGCTTCGAGGACGTGCTGCACGAGCTGTCCCGCGACGACCGGACCGAGGTCGTCGTGCTCACCGGCGCCGGCACCGCCTTCTGCGCCGGCACCGACCTGCACGAGCTGGCCACCCTCGACGCCCGGGCCACGATGTCCGTGCAGCGCCGCACCGCCGAGCTGGTCGAACGCTGGTACCGGCTGGAACAGACCACCGTCGCGGCCTTCAACGGCCCGGCCATCGGCTCCGGGGCGGTGCTCGGCCTGGCCAGCGACCTGCGGGTGGCCGCCGACACCTGCTTCGCGACCTTCCCGGAGGTGGGCTTCGGCATCCCGCTGACCTGGAGCGGCATGGCGATCCTCGCCGACCTCGTCGGCGCCGACCTGGCCAAGCGCTGGCTGCTGCTCGGCGACCGGATCCCCGCCGACGAGCTGCGCGACCTGCGCCTGGTGACCGAGGTGGTGGACCCAGGGCGGCTCGCTGACGCCGCGACCGGGATCGCCGAACGGCTGCTCGCCACCTCCGCGGTCGGACGGTCGATGACCAAGCGGGCCGCCCGCCTGGCCGGGCCCCGGTTCGAGGCCGCCGCCAACGACTCCTACCTCGGCGCGCTGAGCGTGGCGCTGCGCCCCGCCGGCGACTACCTCGCCCGGGATCCCCGGTGA
- a CDS encoding thiamine pyrophosphate-binding protein gives MRAGEAIADAVVRQGVDTIFGLLGDANMFLVADLVQRHGVRFVAARNENAAVMMADGWARATGRCGVVTVTQGPGLAVAGAALTIARQAGTPLVLIAGDTPPGDPLHVQSFPQQPFALATAGAFVPVTAPATAARDVGLAFRAAAERPGPVVLDVPIDLQDEPVPAGAVPAPVAVVAHRPAPSAPTDAAVAELAGRLAAARRPVLLAGRGAEAAADDVRRLADRCGAVLATTVLAAGLFAGHPYHLGVAGGLARPLTRRVLADADMVVTFGAGLNRWTADHGALFPAAQVVAVDVDARALGARWPVDAGIVGDAAATARAVTARLDPVERPDWRSPALAAQIAAADPFDGIEFVEGAAGIDPRAFIRVCARRLPARRTTVVGVGQFGGWPNLLLDSPAVDRAFIAPWEFGSIGVGLPYAVGAGVGRPDRPVVAFEGDGSLLTGLGELDTLARVGAPVLLVVLDDGGYGAEVRKFAPRGVDPALARFPARDLAAVARSLGVPAWTVTDQASAEAAFDEVLPVTGPAVLHVRVLPEVTQERF, from the coding sequence GTGAGGGCCGGCGAGGCGATCGCCGACGCCGTCGTTAGGCAGGGGGTCGACACGATCTTCGGGCTGCTCGGCGACGCCAACATGTTCCTGGTCGCGGACCTGGTGCAGCGGCACGGCGTCCGGTTCGTGGCCGCTCGCAACGAGAACGCCGCGGTGATGATGGCCGACGGCTGGGCCCGCGCTACCGGCCGGTGCGGAGTCGTCACCGTGACCCAGGGCCCCGGCCTGGCGGTCGCCGGCGCCGCGCTGACCATCGCCCGGCAGGCCGGCACGCCGCTGGTCCTGATCGCCGGCGACACCCCGCCCGGCGACCCGCTGCACGTGCAGAGCTTCCCGCAACAGCCCTTCGCGCTGGCCACCGCCGGGGCGTTCGTGCCCGTGACGGCGCCGGCCACGGCGGCCCGCGACGTCGGCCTGGCGTTCCGCGCCGCCGCCGAACGGCCCGGCCCGGTCGTGCTCGACGTCCCCATCGACCTGCAGGACGAGCCGGTGCCGGCCGGTGCCGTGCCCGCGCCGGTCGCCGTCGTGGCGCACCGGCCCGCACCGTCGGCGCCCACCGACGCGGCGGTCGCCGAGCTGGCCGGCCGGCTGGCCGCCGCCCGCCGCCCCGTGCTGCTGGCCGGGCGGGGCGCCGAGGCGGCGGCGGACGACGTACGCCGGCTCGCCGACCGGTGCGGCGCGGTGCTCGCCACCACCGTGCTGGCCGCCGGGCTCTTCGCCGGCCACCCGTACCACCTGGGGGTGGCCGGAGGACTGGCCCGCCCGCTGACCCGGCGGGTGCTGGCCGACGCGGACATGGTGGTCACGTTCGGCGCCGGACTCAACCGGTGGACGGCCGACCACGGCGCGCTCTTCCCCGCGGCCCAGGTGGTCGCGGTCGACGTCGACGCGCGGGCACTGGGAGCGCGATGGCCCGTCGACGCGGGGATCGTCGGGGACGCGGCGGCCACCGCGCGGGCCGTGACGGCCCGGCTCGACCCGGTCGAGCGCCCAGACTGGCGCAGCCCCGCCCTGGCCGCGCAGATCGCCGCGGCCGACCCCTTCGACGGCATCGAGTTCGTCGAGGGGGCGGCGGGGATCGACCCCCGGGCGTTCATCCGGGTCTGCGCCCGGCGGCTCCCGGCCCGGCGCACCACGGTGGTCGGGGTGGGGCAGTTCGGCGGCTGGCCCAACCTGCTGCTCGACTCCCCGGCCGTGGACCGCGCGTTCATCGCGCCCTGGGAGTTCGGCAGCATCGGGGTCGGCCTGCCGTACGCCGTCGGGGCCGGGGTGGGCCGCCCGGACCGGCCGGTGGTCGCCTTCGAGGGCGACGGTAGCCTGCTCACCGGCCTCGGGGAGCTGGACACCCTGGCCCGGGTCGGGGCGCCCGTGCTGCTGGTGGTCCTCGACGACGGCGGCTACGGCGCGGAGGTGCGCAAGTTCGCCCCGCGCGGGGTCGACCCGGCGTTGGCCCGGTTCCCGGCCCGGGACCTGGCCGCCGTGGCGCGGTCCCTGGGCGTGCCGGCCTGGACGGTCACCGACCAGGCGAGCGCCGAGGCGGCGTTCGACGAGGTGCTGCCGGTGACCGGGCCGGCGGTGCTGCACGTCCGGGTCCTGCCCGAGGTCACCCAGGAGCGGTTCTGA
- a CDS encoding IclR family transcriptional regulator, translated as MSYATDPTPDEGVAPRESGTQALDRALGVLLAFRGDAVERKVSDVSRELGLHKSTASRLFRALADAGFLQRNEENGTYRLGVAVFELGARFLAGIDLHALARPLLHQLAEHEGESVNLAVLEGSDAISLYVVQGTRNVQLVSRLGRRIPLWCSAAGKALLVDHDDDALRALLATVPFTAMTSNTITDLDTFVAHMDTVRRQGWALNDQESEHGLRVVAAPVRDRRGRVTAAISISGPIFRLDDTRTRELADAACRTAAELSRQLGHGFGDSWGD; from the coding sequence ATGTCGTACGCCACTGACCCGACGCCCGACGAGGGCGTCGCCCCCCGCGAGTCGGGCACCCAGGCGCTGGACCGCGCCCTGGGCGTCCTGCTGGCCTTCCGGGGTGACGCCGTCGAGCGCAAGGTCAGCGACGTGAGCCGGGAACTGGGCCTGCACAAGTCCACGGCCAGCCGGCTGTTCCGCGCACTGGCCGACGCCGGCTTCCTGCAACGCAACGAGGAGAACGGCACCTACCGCCTCGGCGTCGCCGTCTTCGAGCTGGGCGCCCGCTTCCTCGCCGGCATCGACCTGCACGCGCTGGCCCGGCCGCTGCTGCACCAGCTCGCCGAGCACGAGGGCGAGAGCGTCAACCTCGCCGTCCTGGAGGGCTCCGACGCCATCTCGCTCTACGTCGTGCAGGGCACCCGCAACGTGCAGCTCGTCTCCCGCCTCGGCCGGCGCATCCCGCTGTGGTGCAGCGCGGCCGGCAAGGCGCTGCTCGTCGACCACGACGACGACGCCCTGCGCGCCCTGCTCGCCACCGTGCCGTTCACGGCGATGACCAGCAACACCATCACCGACCTGGACACCTTCGTGGCGCACATGGACACCGTGCGGCGGCAGGGCTGGGCCCTCAACGACCAGGAGAGCGAGCACGGGCTGCGGGTGGTGGCCGCCCCGGTGCGCGACCGGCGCGGACGGGTGACCGCCGCGATCAGTATCTCCGGGCCGATCTTCCGGCTGGACGACACCCGCACCCGCGAACTGGCCGACGCCGCCTGCCGTACCGCCGCCGAGCTGTCCCGGCAGCTCGGCCACGGCTTCGGCGACAGCTGGGGCGACTGA